The following proteins come from a genomic window of Bradyrhizobium paxllaeri:
- a CDS encoding xanthine dehydrogenase family protein molybdopterin-binding subunit — translation MQDHTSASSLDNAIALQKYGVGQPVRRKEDDTLVRGRGKYTDDFTLPGQAYCWMVRSSHAHGIIKGIDTGAAKAMPGVLGVWTGKDLEAAGYGPFTCGLPLRSRDGSPLLQTNRPALATDKVRFVGDPIAFVVAETLAQARDAAEAVELDIEPLPAVTDAAEAAKPGAPQLYDHIPNNVALDYHYGDAAKIDAAFAAAAHVTKLDIVNTRVAVVSMEPRVALAAYDKAAERFTLQVPTQGVSGNKVTLAKILNVPNDKVRILTANVGGSFGMKNVSYPEYTCILHAAKALGRPVKWTDERSTSFLSDSHGRAQLIHAELALDAEGKFLAVRLEGYGNLGAYITGVAPGPLSLNTGKNLASVYRTPLLGVDIKTVLTNTTLMGAYRGAGRPEANYYMERLIDRAADEMGINRLTLRKRNFIKPAQLPFAAASGVTYDSGDFAGVFNKALEISDHANFARRKKESKKSGKLRGIAVGSYLEVTAPPSGELGKITFEPDGSVKLTTGTLDYGQGHATPFAQVLSAQLGVPFEKITLEQNDSDLVRFGNGTGGSRSITATGQAIVEASALVVEKGKQAAAHLMEASEGDIEFGNGRFTIAGTDRSIGIMELAQRVREDKMPEGVPLSLDVDHATKDTPSTFPNGCHVAEVEIDPETGIVAIVRYFAVNDFGTVVNPMIVAGQLHGGVAQGIGQALMEQVSYDASGQPITGSFMDYALPRAEDIPPMEIGDHPSPAKSNPLGTKGCGEAGCAGSLVCIVNAVVDALSEYGITHIDMPLTPERVWRAIQDTKAKAA, via the coding sequence ATGCAAGATCACACGTCGGCCTCCTCCCTGGACAACGCTATCGCACTGCAAAAATACGGTGTGGGGCAGCCGGTGCGCCGCAAGGAAGACGACACGCTGGTGCGTGGGCGCGGCAAATACACCGACGATTTCACGCTGCCCGGCCAGGCCTATTGCTGGATGGTACGCTCCAGCCATGCCCACGGGATCATCAAGGGGATCGACACCGGCGCCGCCAAAGCGATGCCCGGCGTGCTCGGCGTCTGGACCGGCAAGGACCTCGAAGCCGCCGGCTATGGCCCGTTCACCTGCGGCCTGCCGCTGAGGAGCCGCGACGGCTCGCCGCTGTTGCAGACCAACCGTCCGGCGCTGGCAACCGACAAGGTGCGGTTCGTCGGCGATCCCATCGCCTTCGTGGTCGCCGAAACGCTGGCGCAGGCGCGCGATGCGGCGGAAGCGGTCGAACTCGACATCGAGCCGCTGCCGGCAGTGACCGATGCGGCGGAAGCGGCCAAGCCCGGCGCGCCCCAGCTCTACGATCACATCCCGAACAATGTTGCGCTCGACTATCACTATGGCGATGCCGCCAAGATCGATGCGGCGTTCGCTGCCGCCGCGCATGTGACCAAACTCGACATCGTCAACACCCGCGTGGCTGTCGTGTCGATGGAGCCGCGCGTGGCGCTGGCGGCCTATGACAAGGCGGCCGAGCGCTTCACGCTGCAGGTGCCGACACAGGGCGTCTCCGGCAACAAGGTGACGCTGGCGAAGATCCTCAACGTGCCGAACGACAAGGTGCGCATCCTCACCGCCAATGTCGGCGGCTCCTTCGGCATGAAGAATGTCAGCTATCCCGAATATACCTGCATCCTGCACGCGGCGAAGGCGCTGGGCCGTCCGGTGAAATGGACCGACGAACGCTCGACCAGTTTTCTGTCCGATAGTCACGGCCGCGCGCAACTCATTCACGCCGAACTGGCGCTCGACGCCGAGGGCAAATTCCTCGCGGTGCGCCTCGAAGGTTACGGCAATCTCGGCGCCTACATCACCGGCGTCGCGCCCGGGCCGCTGTCGCTCAACACCGGCAAGAACCTGGCGAGCGTCTACCGCACGCCGCTGCTCGGCGTCGACATCAAGACGGTGTTGACCAACACCACGCTGATGGGCGCCTATCGCGGCGCCGGCCGGCCCGAGGCCAACTACTACATGGAGCGGCTGATCGACCGCGCCGCCGACGAGATGGGCATCAACCGCCTCACCTTGCGTAAGCGCAACTTCATCAAGCCGGCGCAACTGCCGTTCGCGGCAGCAAGCGGCGTCACCTATGACAGCGGGGATTTCGCAGGCGTTTTCAACAAGGCGCTGGAGATTTCCGACCATGCCAATTTTGCCAGGCGCAAGAAAGAGAGCAAGAAGAGCGGCAAGCTCCGCGGCATCGCCGTCGGCTCCTATCTGGAAGTCACCGCGCCTCCCAGCGGCGAACTCGGCAAGATCACCTTTGAGCCTGACGGTTCGGTGAAGCTGACCACCGGCACGCTCGATTACGGCCAGGGCCACGCCACGCCGTTTGCGCAGGTGCTGTCGGCGCAGCTCGGCGTGCCCTTCGAAAAGATCACGCTGGAGCAAAATGACAGCGATCTCGTTCGCTTCGGCAACGGCACCGGCGGCTCGCGCTCGATCACGGCGACGGGACAGGCGATCGTCGAGGCCTCCGCGCTCGTCGTCGAAAAAGGCAAGCAGGCCGCCGCGCATCTGATGGAAGCGTCCGAAGGCGATATCGAATTCGGCAATGGCCGCTTCACCATCGCCGGCACCGACCGCTCGATCGGCATCATGGAGCTGGCGCAGCGCGTGCGCGAAGACAAGATGCCCGAAGGCGTGCCGCTGTCGCTCGACGTCGACCACGCCACCAAGGACACGCCGTCCACCTTCCCCAATGGCTGCCATGTCGCCGAAGTCGAAATCGATCCCGAGACCGGCATCGTGGCCATCGTGCGCTATTTCGCCGTCAACGATTTCGGCACCGTGGTTAATCCGATGATCGTCGCCGGCCAGTTGCATGGCGGCGTGGCGCAGGGCATCGGCCAGGCGCTGATGGAGCAAGTCAGCTACGACGCCAGCGGCCAGCCGATCACCGGCTCGTTCATGGACTATGCCTTGCCGCGTGCGGAAGACATTCCGCCGATGGAGATCGGCGATCACCCCTCGCCGGCCAAATCAAATCCGCTCGGCACCAAAGGCTGCGGCGAAGCCGGCTGCGCCGGCAGCCTCGTCTGCATCGTCAATGCGGTGGTGGATGCGCTGTCGGAGTACGGAATCACGCATATCGACATGCCGCTGACGCCCGAACGGGTGTGGCGGGCGATTCAGGATACGAAGGCGAAGGCGGCGTAG
- a CDS encoding Ppx/GppA phosphatase family protein, producing the protein MDEDTRLREGLQAGASASGSAAAATANGVYAALDLGTNNCRLLIASPVGDSFRVVDSFSRIIRLGEGISATGSISEAAIERAIAALSICSDKIRYRKAKRLRLIATEACRAAANAESFRARVASETGIRLEVIDRETEATLAVIGCSPLLDPKGRGAILFDIGGGSTELVRIERDPDQQNAPPRIKAWMSVPLGVVTLAEHFGGRDVTEDTYAQMVREVTQYVAPFAAEHGTDLRDMHMLGTSGTVTTLAGVHLNLARYDRRRIDGIWMNSSDVTAVIQRLLGMSYQERADNNCISVERADLVLAGCAILDAIRDAFPLPRLRVADRGLREGMLVEMMREDGALNIS; encoded by the coding sequence ATGGATGAGGATACGCGGCTGCGCGAAGGCCTTCAGGCCGGCGCCAGCGCGTCAGGGTCGGCTGCGGCGGCAACGGCAAACGGTGTCTATGCTGCGCTTGATCTTGGCACGAACAATTGCCGGCTTTTGATCGCCAGCCCGGTCGGCGACAGTTTTCGCGTGGTGGATTCGTTTTCGCGGATCATCCGGCTCGGCGAGGGCATTTCCGCAACCGGTTCCATCAGCGAGGCGGCAATCGAGCGCGCCATCGCGGCGCTCAGCATCTGCAGCGACAAGATACGCTACCGCAAGGCCAAGCGGCTGCGGCTGATCGCAACCGAGGCCTGCCGTGCCGCCGCCAATGCCGAGAGCTTTCGGGCCCGCGTCGCGAGCGAGACCGGCATCCGCCTCGAGGTGATCGATCGCGAGACCGAAGCAACGCTGGCCGTGATCGGTTGCTCGCCGCTCCTCGATCCAAAGGGGCGGGGCGCGATCCTGTTCGACATCGGCGGCGGCTCGACCGAACTGGTGCGGATCGAGCGCGATCCGGACCAGCAGAATGCGCCGCCGCGGATCAAGGCGTGGATGTCGGTCCCGCTCGGCGTCGTGACGTTGGCCGAGCATTTCGGCGGGCGCGACGTAACGGAGGATACCTACGCGCAGATGGTGCGCGAGGTCACGCAATATGTGGCGCCGTTCGCGGCCGAGCACGGCACGGATTTGCGCGACATGCACATGCTTGGCACCTCGGGCACCGTGACGACGCTTGCCGGTGTCCATCTCAATCTCGCGCGTTATGATCGCCGCCGCATCGACGGCATCTGGATGAACAGTTCTGACGTCACGGCCGTGATCCAGCGGCTGCTCGGCATGAGCTATCAGGAGCGCGCCGACAATAATTGCATCAGCGTCGAGCGCGCCGATCTGGTGCTGGCCGGCTGCGCCATCCTCGACGCGATCCGCGATGCCTTTCCGCTGCCGCGGCTGCGCGTCGCCGACCGGGGCCTGCGGGAGGGCATGCTGGTCGAAATGATGCGCGAGGACGGCGCGCTGAACATAAGTTAA
- a CDS encoding RlmE family RNA methyltransferase: MAKDTTGRLHVTVKTGGKRKLSSKLWLERQLNDPYVAKAKRDGYRSRAAYKLIEIDDKYRLLKPGLAVVDLGAAPGGWSQIAVRRVGAVNGKGKVIAIDLLEMPEIPGVEFAQLDFLAEDAPEKLIAMMGGRADVVMSDMAANTTGHRKTDQLRIIGLVETAAAFAADVLNPGGTFLAKVFQSGADAELVAQLKRDFSSVRHVKPASSRQDSSERYVLAMGFRGQRNQP, encoded by the coding sequence ATGGCGAAAGACACCACCGGACGGCTGCACGTCACGGTCAAGACCGGCGGCAAGCGCAAGCTGTCGTCAAAACTCTGGCTGGAGCGGCAGCTCAACGATCCCTATGTGGCGAAAGCCAAGCGGGACGGCTATCGCTCGCGCGCGGCCTACAAGCTGATCGAGATCGACGACAAATATCGCCTGCTGAAGCCGGGCCTCGCAGTGGTCGACCTCGGCGCCGCCCCGGGCGGCTGGAGCCAGATCGCGGTCAGGCGCGTCGGCGCGGTCAATGGCAAGGGCAAGGTGATCGCGATCGACCTCCTGGAGATGCCGGAGATCCCCGGCGTCGAGTTCGCCCAACTCGATTTCCTGGCTGAGGATGCGCCGGAGAAACTGATCGCGATGATGGGCGGGCGCGCCGATGTCGTGATGTCCGACATGGCGGCCAACACCACCGGCCATCGCAAGACGGATCAGTTGCGCATCATCGGCCTCGTCGAGACGGCGGCGGCCTTTGCCGCCGACGTGCTCAATCCCGGCGGTACGTTTCTGGCAAAGGTGTTTCAGAGCGGCGCCGATGCCGAACTGGTCGCCCAATTGAAGCGCGATTTTTCCAGCGTGCGCCACGTCAAGCCGGCGTCGAGCCGCCAGGATTCGTCTGAACGCTACGTGCTGGCGATGGGATTTCGCGGGCAGCGCAATCAGCCTTAA
- a CDS encoding Crp/Fnr family transcriptional regulator, which translates to MVSLERDAVLVRSGDPIGRLYFPLTGLIAFVMDMPSGQTVATAVVGNEGAVGVLTALGPTRSAMTAVVRVAGTALQISPVQFQAALERSSALRGVVQIHTRALMAQFQHVAACNALHSVTARLASWLLQVHDRAGGDTLPLTQDTLAELLGVRRPTVTHIVGKLRDAGGIRSNRRGSIEIDRPQLEAAACECYQLMRSRIDQIVLTEETKPLPLEADLPVFANVHEERRRSPARGVVGQRPRQH; encoded by the coding sequence ATGGTTTCGCTTGAACGGGACGCCGTGCTGGTGCGATCGGGCGATCCGATTGGACGGCTTTATTTCCCGCTTACCGGCCTGATCGCCTTCGTCATGGATATGCCAAGCGGACAAACGGTCGCGACCGCCGTCGTCGGCAACGAGGGCGCTGTGGGGGTCCTGACGGCGCTCGGGCCGACCCGCTCTGCGATGACGGCGGTAGTGCGGGTGGCGGGGACCGCCCTGCAGATTTCGCCGGTACAATTTCAGGCGGCGCTTGAGCGCAGCAGCGCGTTGAGGGGAGTGGTTCAAATCCACACCAGAGCGCTCATGGCGCAATTCCAGCACGTCGCAGCCTGCAATGCGCTACACTCGGTAACGGCGCGGCTGGCGAGCTGGTTGCTGCAGGTCCACGATCGGGCCGGGGGCGATACGCTGCCGCTGACACAAGACACGCTCGCGGAATTGCTCGGCGTGCGCCGCCCCACGGTGACTCATATCGTCGGCAAGTTGCGCGACGCGGGTGGAATCCGGTCCAATCGGCGGGGCTCGATCGAGATCGACAGACCGCAGCTCGAGGCGGCGGCATGCGAGTGCTACCAGCTCATGCGCAGCAGGATCGATCAGATCGTCCTGACGGAGGAGACGAAGCCGCTGCCGCTTGAGGCCGATCTTCCTGTGTTTGCCAACGTGCACGAAGAGCGGCGGCGCTCGCCGGCGCGGGGAGTGGTCGGCCAACGGCCGCGGCAGCATTGA
- a CDS encoding phasin family protein, producing MNQANTKETNIDPKAGADEKLSNTSFFGMPGIFNGLAEQNVIRAKENIEKAKVASGAVNDAFREAYSANAKGAADYASKLIEFSSANTSSAFDFLSHLLGMKSPSEILQLSAAQGCKNFEATTAQSRELWQLTRKIATETADPLKKSFASALQKAA from the coding sequence GTGAATCAAGCCAATACGAAGGAAACGAATATCGATCCGAAAGCTGGTGCCGACGAAAAGCTCTCTAACACGTCATTCTTTGGAATGCCCGGCATCTTCAATGGGCTCGCCGAGCAGAACGTAATCCGGGCAAAGGAGAACATCGAGAAGGCGAAGGTGGCATCGGGAGCGGTCAATGACGCGTTCCGGGAAGCCTACTCAGCCAATGCAAAGGGCGCGGCCGACTACGCCTCAAAACTCATCGAGTTTTCCAGCGCCAATACCAGCTCGGCCTTTGATTTTCTCAGCCACCTCCTGGGCATGAAATCGCCCTCGGAAATCCTGCAGCTCTCCGCCGCGCAGGGCTGCAAGAACTTCGAAGCCACGACCGCGCAGAGCCGGGAACTCTGGCAGCTTACGCGCAAGATCGCGACCGAGACGGCCGATCCGCTCAAGAAGAGCTTTGCGAGCGCGCTGCAGAAGGCGGCCTAA
- a CDS encoding DHA2 family efflux MFS transporter permease subunit, with protein MKKHQRLVPLIVACALFMENMDSTVIATSLPAIAADIGTSPLTLKLAITSYLLSLAVFIPASGWTADRFGARMVFSIAIGVFMIGSIGCALSQNVTHFVIARILQGMGGAMMTPVGRLVLLRSIDKSALVNAMTWVTVPALIGPVIGPPLGGFITTYFSWHWIFLINIPIGLLGIFMAMKYIDPIKSEDPERFDLYGLVLAGIGLAGIAFGLSVAGLNLLPWPVVAGLVAVGTISMTLYVMHAKRTGSPVLDFSLLRLSTMRASIIGGFLFRLGIGALPFLLPLLMQEGFGLTPFQSGLVTFASAVGAMGMKTVAARIIRAFGFRYMMTVNAVISAVFLAACALFTVTTPLLLIFIILVVGGFFRSLQFTAINTVAYAEVEPPQMSRATTLVSVNQQLAISAGVAVGAFSVESTMLYRHVTELSADVFPPAFLVVAVISAVSAYFFWQMPDDAGHEISGRKVVEISSRKGAEKAATKKASEGTEDARDQRLG; from the coding sequence ATGAAAAAACATCAACGATTAGTGCCACTTATTGTCGCTTGCGCCCTGTTCATGGAAAACATGGACTCGACGGTCATTGCGACCTCGCTGCCGGCGATCGCGGCTGACATCGGCACCAGCCCGCTGACGCTGAAGCTCGCCATCACCTCCTATCTGCTGTCGCTTGCGGTGTTCATTCCGGCGAGCGGCTGGACCGCCGATCGCTTCGGCGCGCGCATGGTGTTCTCGATCGCGATCGGCGTGTTCATGATCGGATCGATCGGCTGCGCGCTGTCGCAGAACGTCACCCATTTCGTCATCGCTCGCATCCTGCAAGGCATGGGCGGGGCGATGATGACGCCGGTTGGGCGGCTGGTGCTGTTGCGCTCGATCGACAAGAGCGCGCTGGTCAATGCGATGACATGGGTGACCGTGCCGGCGCTCATAGGCCCCGTGATCGGCCCGCCGCTCGGCGGCTTCATCACCACCTATTTCTCCTGGCATTGGATCTTTTTGATCAATATCCCGATCGGGCTGCTCGGCATCTTCATGGCGATGAAATACATCGACCCGATCAAGAGCGAGGATCCCGAGCGCTTCGATCTCTACGGGCTGGTGCTGGCCGGCATCGGGCTTGCCGGCATCGCCTTCGGCCTCTCGGTCGCGGGGCTCAACCTCTTGCCCTGGCCTGTCGTCGCGGGCCTCGTCGCGGTCGGCACAATCTCGATGACGCTCTACGTCATGCATGCGAAGCGGACGGGATCGCCGGTACTGGATTTCTCGCTGCTGCGGCTCTCCACCATGCGCGCCAGCATCATCGGCGGCTTCCTGTTCCGGCTCGGCATCGGCGCGCTGCCGTTCCTGCTGCCGCTTCTGATGCAGGAAGGCTTTGGGCTGACGCCGTTCCAGTCCGGGCTCGTCACGTTTGCCTCGGCGGTCGGCGCGATGGGGATGAAGACGGTGGCCGCGCGTATCATCCGTGCCTTCGGCTTCCGCTACATGATGACGGTCAATGCCGTCATCAGCGCGGTCTTCCTCGCGGCCTGCGCGCTGTTCACGGTGACGACGCCGCTGTTGCTGATCTTCATCATCCTGGTCGTCGGCGGCTTCTTCCGCTCGCTGCAATTCACCGCGATCAACACGGTCGCTTATGCAGAAGTCGAACCGCCGCAGATGAGCCGCGCCACCACGCTGGTCAGCGTCAACCAGCAACTGGCGATTTCGGCCGGCGTCGCCGTCGGCGCGTTCTCGGTGGAATCGACCATGCTGTACCGGCATGTCACCGAGCTGAGCGCCGACGTGTTTCCGCCGGCATTCCTCGTGGTCGCGGTCATCTCGGCGGTGTCGGCCTACTTCTTCTGGCAGATGCCCGACGATGCCGGCCACGAAATCTCGGGACGCAAGGTCGTGGAGATTTCGAGCCGCAAGGGGGCGGAAAAGGCAGCGACCAAGAAGGCCAGCGAAGGCACCGAGGACGCGCGCGATCAGCGGCTGGGCTAG
- a CDS encoding helix-turn-helix transcriptional regulator, with protein MTKVAEKQPLVTEAEAPAAEVNVDGGRATGMQPRAMMTLEQILALIPVSRTTLFRMESEGRFPKGVYISGNRKIWFADEVIGWQNAVKLKGSRNRPPRGGGRPRSQN; from the coding sequence ATGACCAAGGTCGCAGAGAAACAGCCGCTGGTGACCGAAGCCGAAGCGCCCGCTGCCGAGGTGAATGTGGACGGTGGCAGGGCGACCGGCATGCAGCCGCGCGCGATGATGACCCTGGAGCAAATCCTCGCGTTGATCCCGGTCAGTCGCACGACGCTGTTTCGCATGGAAAGCGAAGGCCGGTTCCCTAAAGGCGTTTACATTTCTGGCAATCGTAAGATTTGGTTCGCCGACGAAGTGATCGGCTGGCAGAACGCGGTGAAGCTCAAAGGCTCTCGGAACCGGCCGCCGCGCGGTGGCGGCAGGCCCCGCTCGCAAAACTAG
- a CDS encoding HIRAN domain-containing protein: MKSLYTLVGMKYRKADALVASLPQGAVLRLRRDRDNQHDPFAVAVYFGHDHVAFIKGTEVVQLARWMDQNNQDHLSARLTFDGSRWPHAEVDHDRTDQQ; the protein is encoded by the coding sequence ATGAAGTCGCTCTATACGCTGGTCGGGATGAAGTACCGCAAAGCCGACGCGCTGGTCGCGTCGCTGCCGCAAGGTGCGGTGCTGCGGCTGCGCCGCGACCGCGACAACCAGCATGATCCGTTCGCGGTGGCCGTCTATTTCGGCCATGACCATGTCGCATTCATCAAAGGCACCGAGGTGGTGCAGCTGGCGCGGTGGATGGATCAGAACAACCAGGATCACTTGTCGGCCAGGCTGACCTTTGACGGTTCGCGCTGGCCGCATGCGGAGGTCGATCATGACCGAACTGACCAGCAATGA
- a CDS encoding type IV pilus assembly protein FimV — MMRPQTIHLGYEDGTGLPVAIPLQHLAVTGQTRLSGKTTTLEALVTRAGLPAITFITKRHEGGFANARQVPPYFREKADWTFVASVLEATLREKMRFERPWIMRVCKGAMSLRDVQYNVREAMRSAKGLAADVYLTLDHYLDIVVPQVAGLPIGRWAPIEPGVNVMDLTEYPTEVQGLVIRSVLEYVYINCTNTLVVIPEAWEFIPQNRGSPVLYAAEQLIRKGGAGGNFVWLDSQDIAGVHKNILRQVGVWLLGVQREINEIKRTLSHIPAGVRKPTPDMVRSLGIGHFVAAFDRRVTITYVQPAWMPEATAIAISKGETPLESMEGQTVNEQEAAELRAENAQLKGEVSRLQLLIEEMTRAPAPVASDSPPLPRTVPEQSDKLIAIDDDLYEALKQRLLEDQVVLALLSQRREIEVRVERRVLQVDGATTKGRIARLISEGFFDAGATNSGTRTELKRTGADANNATIARVLNDLKADGFLTEEGDRFRAVVGMKVHVVDAGARHAA, encoded by the coding sequence ATGATGCGCCCGCAGACCATCCACCTCGGCTATGAAGACGGCACTGGCCTGCCGGTCGCGATCCCGCTGCAGCACCTGGCGGTGACCGGGCAAACCAGGCTGTCGGGCAAGACGACGACGCTGGAAGCGCTGGTGACGCGCGCCGGCCTGCCGGCGATCACCTTCATCACCAAGCGCCACGAAGGCGGCTTTGCCAACGCGCGCCAGGTCCCGCCCTACTTCCGCGAGAAGGCCGATTGGACCTTCGTTGCCTCGGTGCTCGAAGCGACGCTGCGCGAGAAGATGCGCTTTGAACGGCCCTGGATCATGCGGGTCTGCAAAGGCGCGATGTCGCTGCGCGACGTGCAATATAACGTGCGCGAAGCAATGCGCTCGGCGAAGGGCCTCGCCGCTGACGTCTATCTCACGCTCGACCATTACCTCGACATCGTGGTGCCGCAGGTCGCTGGGCTGCCGATCGGCCGATGGGCGCCGATCGAGCCCGGCGTCAACGTCATGGACCTCACCGAGTACCCGACCGAGGTGCAGGGCTTGGTGATCCGCAGTGTGCTCGAATACGTCTACATCAATTGCACCAACACGCTGGTCGTGATCCCGGAGGCTTGGGAATTCATCCCGCAGAACCGTGGCTCGCCGGTGCTCTATGCGGCCGAGCAGCTGATCCGCAAAGGCGGCGCCGGCGGCAATTTCGTGTGGCTCGACAGCCAGGACATCGCCGGCGTCCACAAGAACATCCTGCGCCAGGTCGGCGTGTGGCTGCTCGGCGTGCAGCGCGAGATCAATGAGATCAAGCGCACGCTCTCACATATCCCGGCCGGCGTGCGCAAGCCGACGCCCGACATGGTGCGCTCGCTTGGCATTGGTCACTTCGTCGCCGCCTTCGATCGCCGCGTCACCATCACCTATGTGCAGCCGGCCTGGATGCCGGAGGCGACCGCGATTGCGATCTCGAAGGGAGAAACGCCACTCGAAAGCATGGAGGGCCAGACCGTGAATGAACAGGAAGCCGCCGAACTGCGTGCCGAGAACGCCCAGTTGAAGGGCGAGGTATCCCGCTTGCAATTGCTGATCGAGGAAATGACGCGCGCGCCGGCGCCGGTCGCCAGCGATAGCCCGCCACTGCCGAGAACGGTGCCCGAGCAGAGCGACAAGCTCATCGCGATCGATGACGATCTCTATGAAGCGCTCAAGCAGCGGCTGCTCGAAGACCAGGTCGTGCTGGCGCTTCTATCGCAGCGGCGCGAGATCGAAGTACGGGTCGAGCGGCGCGTGCTACAGGTCGACGGCGCCACCACCAAGGGCCGCATCGCCAGGCTGATCAGCGAAGGCTTCTTCGATGCCGGCGCCACCAACTCCGGCACGCGGACCGAACTAAAGCGCACCGGCGCCGACGCCAACAATGCCACGATCGCCCGCGTGTTGAATGATCTGAAGGCCGATGGCTTCCTGACCGAGGAAGGCGACCGCTTTCGCGCCGTGGTCGGCATGAAGGTTCACGTGGTCGATGCTGGAGCGCGCCATGCTGCATAG
- a CDS encoding DUF3850 domain-containing protein — protein sequence MTGNAAPLDRVHHVKCWRVFFDDMQTGRKSFDVRRDDRDYQIGDIMNFKEWAPAETRYTGRETRKLITYIVHAGEGSFAPLAGLKPGFCVLGLVEVPEV from the coding sequence ATGACCGGCAACGCAGCGCCACTTGATCGCGTGCACCACGTCAAATGCTGGCGCGTGTTTTTCGACGACATGCAGACCGGGCGGAAGTCGTTCGACGTTCGCCGCGATGACCGTGACTATCAGATCGGCGACATCATGAACTTCAAAGAGTGGGCGCCGGCCGAGACCCGGTACACCGGGCGCGAGACGCGCAAGCTGATCACCTACATCGTGCATGCAGGCGAAGGATCATTCGCGCCGCTCGCCGGTCTGAAACCTGGCTTCTGCGTGCTCGGCCTGGTCGAGGTCCCGGAGGTGTGA